In Clostridium sp. SY8519, one genomic interval encodes:
- a CDS encoding MATE family efflux transporter — MKRTNQQIHSSRPSWKQKYLADRAFYVRVLQLVVPMILQAAITSFVSLLDNIMVGQIGTAQMSGVSIVNQYVFVANLTIFGAVSGPGIFGAQFYGKGDYAGQRDTVRFRILVCLIASVAAALLFALLADPMISLFLSKEDAPRMVSATLTYGKKYMAVVLFSLIPFGIGQAYASVERECGNTHIPMIASFAALGVNFFLDYGLIFGKCGLPELGVSGAALATVIAKIVEAIVMISWAHACPEKNKCIVGLFRGFHIAPELIREMIKKSLPLLFNEFMWAAGMTVIAQCYSVRGLDVVAARNIASTLNNMFNVVFIQMGAGIGIIVGQILGAGRLEEARETNTRLYFFTMVISVLLSLCILPLAFVFPAAYNTEEPVRRLAAFMIVVQAIAVPMWSYTNACYFTLRSGGKTGITFLFDFVFTWVIMIPLAFVLSYFTSMDIHMLFIIVTFSEMIKVLVGYFLVKSGSWMKTIIN; from the coding sequence ATGAAACGAACAAATCAACAAATCCATTCATCCCGCCCCTCCTGGAAACAGAAGTATCTGGCCGACCGGGCCTTTTACGTCCGCGTCCTGCAGCTGGTCGTCCCCATGATCCTGCAGGCAGCTATTACCAGCTTTGTGAGTCTGCTGGATAATATAATGGTGGGGCAGATCGGGACCGCGCAGATGAGCGGTGTATCCATTGTCAACCAATACGTATTTGTTGCCAATCTGACGATCTTTGGGGCTGTTTCCGGTCCCGGTATTTTTGGCGCACAGTTTTACGGAAAAGGGGACTATGCGGGCCAGCGGGACACCGTACGCTTCCGGATTCTGGTATGCCTGATCGCCAGTGTGGCAGCCGCGCTGCTGTTTGCTCTGCTTGCGGATCCCATGATTTCGCTTTTCCTTAGCAAAGAAGATGCGCCCCGCATGGTTTCCGCCACACTGACCTATGGAAAAAAATATATGGCCGTGGTTTTGTTCAGCCTGATCCCCTTTGGAATCGGGCAGGCTTATGCCAGTGTGGAGCGGGAGTGCGGAAATACACATATCCCTATGATTGCCTCTTTTGCGGCGCTGGGGGTGAATTTTTTCCTGGATTACGGGCTGATCTTCGGAAAATGCGGACTGCCGGAACTGGGAGTGTCCGGTGCCGCCCTCGCGACGGTAATCGCGAAGATTGTGGAAGCCATAGTGATGATTTCCTGGGCGCATGCCTGTCCGGAGAAAAATAAATGCATCGTTGGCCTGTTTCGCGGGTTTCATATTGCCCCTGAACTGATCCGCGAAATGATCAAAAAGAGCCTGCCGCTTTTGTTTAATGAATTTATGTGGGCGGCCGGCATGACGGTGATTGCCCAGTGTTATTCGGTCCGTGGTCTGGATGTGGTGGCGGCCCGCAACATAGCCAGTACCCTGAACAATATGTTTAATGTCGTATTTATACAGATGGGCGCCGGGATCGGAATTATCGTCGGGCAGATTCTGGGCGCGGGCCGGCTGGAGGAGGCCAGAGAGACCAATACCAGGCTGTATTTTTTCACGATGGTGATTTCCGTTCTGCTCAGCCTCTGTATCCTGCCGCTGGCGTTTGTGTTTCCAGCGGCCTATAATACGGAGGAACCGGTGCGCCGCCTGGCGGCTTTTATGATTGTGGTGCAGGCAATTGCGGTGCCGATGTGGTCGTATACCAACGCCTGCTATTTTACCCTTCGCAGCGGCGGAAAGACCGGTATCACTTTTCTGTTTGACTTTGTATTCACATGGGTGATTATGATCCCCCTTGCTTTTGTGCTTTCTTATTTTACATCCATGGATATCCACATGCTTTTTATCATCGTGACTTTTTCGGAAATGATCAAAGTGCTCGTCGGATATTTCCTGGTAAAAAGCGGCAGCTGGATGAAAACGATCATAAATTAG